In one window of Opitutus sp. GAS368 DNA:
- a CDS encoding acyl-CoA dehydrogenase family protein: protein MSSVAEPPSQKKPADDGKSVIDMSKMNEGQRAALQVTEAARESHDDISFVANLFMGRWKPEKLHPLTDIDADEKPRADKFLAELAAFLREKVDADLIDRTGEIPEEVQAGFRRLGAYGIKVPQQYGGLGFSQTTYCRACLLMASHCGNTFAHLSVHQSIGVAQPILLFGTEEQKKKWLPRSAAGELSAFALTEKGVGSDPARLTTEAKPEGDDFIINGEKLWCSNGTRAGLLIVACKTPSKLVDSKPRTQITTFVVEARTPGIEVVHRSQFMGLHALYNGVIRFTNVRVPKANVVGGEGRGLKVALSTLNSGRLSIPASSIGVAKRAVQIAREWGRERIQWGVPIGQHAAVAEKIRRIAAHAFAMEAMLITTSRLVDRDKKADIRLEASMCKMWGTEKAWMCLDELMQLRGGRGYENVESLKARGEKPYPVERMMRDNRVSMIFEGSSEIMRLFIMREALDPHLKIAGVALNSERPWGERIKSAFAAAGFYVWWYPKQWLPFGGGAPAGMHPRLAGHLDEVAGLSRKLARTLFHQMVKFGPKLEKRQVLLGRIADIGTDLFAIAATCIFAQKQITDGQAADKVLMLVDDFQAQAKLRIDQNFLGIGRNADQHGYDLAQQVINGDHQWVEKGIV from the coding sequence ATGTCCTCCGTCGCCGAACCCCCGTCCCAGAAAAAACCGGCCGATGACGGCAAGTCCGTCATCGACATGTCGAAGATGAACGAGGGCCAGCGCGCCGCCCTCCAGGTCACCGAGGCGGCCCGCGAGTCGCACGACGACATCAGTTTTGTCGCCAATCTTTTCATGGGGCGCTGGAAGCCGGAGAAGCTCCACCCGCTGACCGACATCGACGCGGACGAGAAGCCCCGGGCGGACAAATTCCTGGCCGAACTCGCGGCGTTCCTGCGCGAGAAGGTCGACGCCGACCTGATCGACCGCACCGGGGAGATTCCCGAGGAAGTGCAGGCCGGGTTCCGCCGGCTCGGCGCCTACGGCATCAAGGTCCCGCAGCAATACGGCGGACTGGGTTTCTCCCAGACGACCTACTGCCGGGCCTGCCTGCTCATGGCCAGCCACTGCGGGAACACCTTCGCCCATCTTTCGGTGCACCAGTCCATCGGCGTGGCCCAGCCCATCCTGCTTTTCGGCACCGAGGAACAGAAGAAGAAATGGCTGCCGCGCTCCGCCGCCGGCGAGCTGTCAGCCTTCGCGCTCACGGAGAAGGGGGTCGGTTCCGATCCCGCGCGCCTGACGACCGAGGCAAAGCCCGAGGGGGACGACTTCATCATCAACGGCGAGAAGCTCTGGTGCTCGAACGGCACCCGCGCCGGGCTGCTCATCGTCGCCTGCAAGACGCCGTCGAAGCTGGTCGACAGCAAGCCGCGGACGCAGATCACCACCTTTGTGGTCGAGGCCAGGACCCCCGGCATCGAGGTGGTGCACCGCAGCCAGTTCATGGGCTTGCACGCGCTCTACAACGGCGTGATCCGCTTCACCAACGTTCGCGTGCCCAAGGCCAACGTCGTCGGCGGCGAGGGCCGCGGCCTCAAGGTCGCGCTGAGCACGCTCAATTCCGGACGCCTTTCCATTCCCGCCTCGTCGATCGGCGTCGCCAAGCGCGCGGTGCAGATCGCCCGGGAGTGGGGCCGGGAGCGCATCCAGTGGGGCGTGCCCATCGGCCAGCACGCCGCCGTGGCGGAGAAAATCCGCCGGATCGCCGCGCATGCGTTTGCGATGGAGGCCATGCTCATCACCACCTCGCGCCTGGTGGACCGCGACAAGAAGGCCGACATCCGCCTGGAGGCCTCGATGTGCAAGATGTGGGGCACGGAGAAGGCCTGGATGTGCCTCGACGAGCTGATGCAGCTGCGGGGCGGGCGGGGCTACGAAAACGTGGAGTCGCTGAAGGCCCGCGGCGAGAAGCCTTATCCCGTCGAGCGCATGATGCGCGACAACCGCGTCTCGATGATCTTCGAGGGCTCCTCCGAGATCATGCGGCTTTTCATCATGCGCGAGGCGCTCGATCCGCACCTCAAGATCGCCGGCGTCGCCCTCAATTCCGAGCGCCCGTGGGGCGAGCGGATCAAGAGCGCGTTCGCCGCGGCCGGCTTCTATGTCTGGTGGTATCCGAAGCAATGGCTGCCCTTCGGCGGCGGCGCGCCGGCCGGCATGCACCCGCGGCTGGCCGGGCACCTGGACGAGGTGGCCGGCCTCAGCCGCAAGCTGGCGCGCACGCTCTTCCACCAGATGGTGAAGTTCGGCCCGAAGCTGGAGAAGCGCCAGGTGCTGCTCGGCCGCATCGCCGACATCGGCACGGATCTCTTCGCCATCGCGGCGACCTGCATCTTTGCCCAGAAGCAAATCACGGACGGCCAGGCGGCCGACAAGGTGCTCATGCTGGTCGATGACTTCCAAGCCCAGGCGAAGCTGCGCATCGACCAGAACTTCCTGGGCATCGGCCGGAACGCCGACCAGCACGGCTACGATTTGGCCCAGCAGGTGATCAACGGTGACCACCAGTGGGTGGAGAAGGGCATCGTCTAA
- a CDS encoding RNA polymerase sigma factor: MMLAAVTQFRVPSRPVAASLPVAVETTSDHELMIAVRAGEIRRLGDLFERYHKPLYGFFVRLTNQPSVGEDLVQIVFYRILKYRHTYRDEGKFSAWIYHLARKVAADHFRKHASTPTPTDPAVLHEQPAPEPQPSEQAATAEDVVLLRTALARLPLEHREVLVLSRLQHLEHKEIARLLDCSVGAVKVRAHRALKELREVYFKIRKEKAA, translated from the coding sequence ATGATGCTCGCCGCCGTCACCCAGTTCCGAGTTCCCTCCCGGCCCGTCGCCGCTAGCCTGCCCGTCGCCGTGGAAACCACGTCCGACCATGAACTCATGATTGCCGTCCGCGCGGGTGAAATCCGCCGGCTGGGCGACCTGTTTGAGCGCTACCACAAGCCGCTTTACGGTTTCTTCGTGCGCCTGACCAACCAGCCGTCGGTCGGCGAGGACCTGGTGCAGATTGTTTTCTACCGCATCCTGAAATATCGGCACACCTACCGCGACGAGGGCAAGTTCTCCGCCTGGATCTACCACCTCGCGCGCAAGGTCGCCGCCGACCACTTCCGCAAACACGCCTCAACCCCGACGCCCACCGACCCCGCCGTCCTGCACGAGCAACCCGCGCCCGAGCCCCAGCCCTCCGAGCAGGCCGCCACCGCCGAGGATGTCGTGCTGCTCCGCACGGCCCTCGCCCGCCTGCCGCTCGAGCATCGCGAGGTGCTCGTGCTGTCGCGCCTCCAGCATCTGGAGCACAAGGAGATCGCCAGGCTGCTCGATTGCTCCGTCGGGGCCGTGAAGGTCCGCGCCCACCGCGCGCTCAAGGAGCTGCGCGAAGTCTATTTCAAAATCAGAAAGGAAAAGGCGGCCTGA
- a CDS encoding response regulator produces the protein MKNPRPILLAEDNPNDVELILAAFQDAHFVNEIHVTHDGEQALDFLHRRGAYAARTGPQPAVILLDLKMPKVDGREVLRHVRTDPELRHIPVVVLTSSREESDLLASYQLGANAFVVKPVDFQEFISAVGKLGFFWALLNEPPPLNSTPPV, from the coding sequence ATGAAAAATCCCCGCCCCATCCTCCTCGCCGAGGACAACCCCAACGACGTCGAGCTCATCCTCGCCGCCTTCCAGGATGCCCACTTCGTGAACGAGATCCATGTCACCCACGATGGCGAACAAGCGCTCGACTTCCTGCACCGGCGCGGGGCCTACGCCGCCCGCACCGGCCCGCAGCCCGCGGTCATCCTGCTCGACCTCAAGATGCCCAAGGTGGACGGCCGCGAGGTGCTCCGCCACGTGCGCACCGACCCGGAGCTGCGCCACATTCCGGTCGTCGTCCTTACCTCTTCGCGCGAGGAAAGCGACCTGCTGGCCAGTTACCAGCTCGGCGCCAACGCCTTTGTCGTCAAGCCGGTGGACTTCCAGGAGTTCATCTCCGCCGTCGGCAAGCTCGGCTTCTTCTGGGCCCTGCTCAACGAGCCGCCCCCGCTGAATTCCACTCCCCCGGTCTGA
- a CDS encoding DUF4097 family beta strand repeat-containing protein: MKTHIPVLRFIPAAILAFALTGATLRADDEGSTASVKLSAPGKPATLRLDVPWADIRITGTDGDTVTVASTLSQKNNKPAKAGSLRRLDDEVTFELTEHDNIVSLNLAGESPWAGHDAEFKISVPRSMALELKTDMGGDLSVKDIDGDIVVESMNGDVVLDGISGSTVVKTMNGEVRATYTKAPQKLVNITSMNGEINLHVPADTKANVRMNTHNGSILTDFSEDVLKTKTESSRHAGYSYAYGASEAGREAARAAMEASRDAIRAATDAAREAAREMKREAERAQKEADKDEAQADKEAAEAAANPTAPRAPTTPMAPRPPRAPRPPIATITGGKVVTGTLNGGGVDIKLSSMNGEITLRQSK, encoded by the coding sequence ATGAAAACCCACATCCCCGTCCTCCGTTTCATCCCCGCCGCGATCCTCGCGTTCGCGTTGACCGGCGCCACTCTCCGCGCCGACGACGAAGGCTCCACCGCCAGCGTCAAGCTCTCCGCCCCCGGCAAGCCGGCCACCCTCCGGCTCGACGTGCCCTGGGCCGACATCCGCATCACCGGCACCGACGGTGACACCGTGACCGTCGCGTCCACCCTTTCCCAGAAGAACAACAAGCCGGCCAAAGCCGGCAGTTTGCGCCGGCTTGACGACGAGGTGACGTTCGAGCTCACCGAGCACGACAACATCGTCAGCCTCAACCTCGCCGGCGAAAGCCCCTGGGCCGGCCACGACGCCGAGTTCAAGATCTCCGTGCCCCGCAGCATGGCGCTCGAACTCAAGACCGACATGGGCGGGGACCTCTCGGTGAAGGACATCGACGGCGACATCGTCGTCGAGAGCATGAACGGCGACGTGGTGCTCGATGGCATCAGCGGCTCGACCGTGGTCAAGACCATGAACGGCGAGGTCCGCGCCACCTACACCAAGGCCCCGCAGAAGCTCGTCAACATCACCTCCATGAACGGTGAGATCAACCTCCATGTCCCCGCCGACACCAAGGCCAACGTCCGCATGAACACCCACAACGGATCCATCCTCACGGATTTCAGCGAGGACGTGCTCAAGACCAAGACCGAGAGCAGCCGGCACGCCGGCTACAGTTACGCCTACGGCGCCTCGGAGGCGGGCCGCGAGGCCGCGCGCGCCGCGATGGAAGCTTCGCGCGACGCCATCCGCGCCGCCACCGATGCCGCCCGGGAAGCCGCGCGCGAGATGAAGCGCGAAGCCGAGCGCGCCCAGAAGGAGGCCGACAAGGACGAGGCCCAGGCCGACAAGGAGGCCGCCGAAGCCGCCGCCAACCCGACCGCGCCCCGCGCCCCGACAACGCCGATGGCCCCCCGGCCGCCCCGCGCGCCGCGCCCCCCGATCGCCACCATCACCGGCGGCAAGGTCGTGACCGGCACGCTCAACGGCGGCGGTGTCGACATCAAGCTGTCGTCCATGAACGGCGAGATCACCCTCCGCCAGTCGAAGTAA
- a CDS encoding response regulator, whose translation MKILHLEDNAHDAELVREILAEEWPDCRVTVVAGQREYVAALQAGTHDLIISDFTLVRFDGTSALKLAHEHAPGIPFIFVSGTIGEERAIEAVHAGASDYVIKDRMQRLTTAIRRALRESEERRSRQQAEAALRESNERFQLVARATNDAVWDWNLLTDDMWWNESHSILFRYPPNPAGSTGAAWIARIHPADRTRVHDGIKQAIARGLTTWTDEYRYGRADGSYADVLDRGYVLRDATGHPYRILGSIQDITAQKLALAAVTRERDFSDAVLNSLPGIFYLFDEQGKFIRWNSRFSQVSGYTDSEITHMSPLDFFAGKEKDFIQGRIGEVFSKGLSDAEANFVTKQLEHIPYFFTGSLIMIDGRRCLIGVGTDITEKRKLQEQFLRAQRLEGIGMLAAGIAHDLNNVLTPILMAGPMLRVRATDPLDQRLLQTLEHSAERGAALVRQILAFAHGTTGEPRLMQVKLLARDIIEVIEGTFPKSIKLKQDFSSDTWPIRANPTQIHQVLLNLCVNARDAMPRGGQLRLRTSNRRLEAAQARAIPGARPGPYVTIEVSDSGTGISPEALKHIWEPFFTTKEAGKGTGLGLSTVRGIVESHQGFIELETAPDRGTTFSINIPAAEADASADAVVPAPFLPRGDGQLLLLVDDESTNRDVTHATLARYGYRVLAAGSGTEAVSLFIPRSDEIRLLITDLHMPNLDGASLTRILQRIKPGLKVLAISGLTSGPAGSETEKPEQFANDYLPKPFKPETLLLKVHRLIQPPA comes from the coding sequence ATGAAAATTCTCCACCTTGAGGACAACGCCCATGATGCCGAGCTCGTGCGGGAGATTCTCGCCGAGGAGTGGCCGGACTGCCGGGTCACGGTGGTCGCCGGGCAACGGGAATACGTCGCCGCGCTCCAGGCCGGAACCCACGATCTCATCATTTCGGATTTCACCCTCGTGCGGTTTGACGGCACCTCGGCGCTCAAGCTGGCCCATGAGCACGCCCCCGGCATCCCCTTCATCTTCGTGTCCGGCACCATCGGCGAGGAACGCGCCATCGAGGCGGTGCACGCCGGCGCCTCCGACTACGTGATCAAGGACCGGATGCAGCGGCTGACGACCGCCATCCGTCGCGCCCTGCGCGAAAGCGAGGAGCGGCGCAGCCGCCAGCAGGCCGAGGCCGCCCTCCGCGAGAGCAATGAGCGCTTCCAGCTCGTCGCCCGCGCCACCAACGACGCGGTGTGGGATTGGAATCTCCTGACGGATGACATGTGGTGGAACGAAAGCCACAGCATCCTCTTCCGCTACCCGCCGAACCCCGCCGGGTCGACCGGGGCCGCGTGGATCGCCCGCATCCACCCCGCCGACCGGACGCGCGTCCACGACGGAATCAAGCAGGCCATTGCCCGCGGCCTGACCACCTGGACGGATGAATACCGCTACGGCCGCGCCGACGGCAGTTACGCCGACGTGCTGGACCGCGGCTACGTGCTGCGCGATGCCACCGGCCACCCCTACCGCATACTCGGATCGATCCAGGACATCACCGCCCAGAAGCTGGCCCTGGCCGCCGTCACCCGGGAGCGAGATTTCTCCGATGCCGTGCTCAACAGCCTCCCGGGCATCTTCTATCTTTTCGACGAGCAGGGGAAATTCATCCGCTGGAACTCCCGCTTCAGCCAGGTCTCGGGCTATACGGATTCCGAGATCACCCACATGTCCCCGCTCGATTTTTTCGCCGGCAAGGAAAAGGATTTCATCCAGGGGCGCATCGGCGAGGTCTTCAGCAAGGGGCTGTCCGACGCCGAGGCCAACTTCGTCACCAAGCAGCTGGAACACATCCCCTACTTCTTTACCGGCAGCCTGATCATGATCGACGGCCGGCGCTGCCTGATCGGCGTGGGCACGGACATCACCGAGAAGCGGAAGCTCCAGGAGCAGTTCCTCCGCGCCCAGCGGCTGGAGGGCATCGGCATGCTGGCCGCCGGCATCGCCCACGACCTCAACAACGTGCTCACGCCCATCCTTATGGCCGGCCCCATGCTGCGCGTCCGCGCCACCGACCCTCTCGACCAGCGCCTCCTCCAGACCCTCGAGCACAGCGCCGAACGCGGCGCGGCGCTCGTGCGGCAGATCCTCGCGTTCGCCCACGGCACCACCGGCGAGCCCCGCCTGATGCAGGTGAAGCTTCTCGCCCGCGACATCATCGAGGTCATCGAGGGGACCTTCCCCAAGTCCATCAAGCTGAAGCAAGATTTTTCCTCCGATACCTGGCCGATCCGGGCCAATCCCACCCAGATTCACCAGGTGCTGCTCAATCTCTGCGTCAACGCCCGCGACGCCATGCCCCGCGGCGGCCAGCTGCGTCTCCGCACCTCCAACCGCCGGCTCGAGGCGGCGCAGGCCCGCGCAATCCCCGGCGCCCGGCCCGGACCCTATGTCACCATCGAGGTTTCGGACAGCGGCACCGGCATTTCGCCGGAGGCGCTGAAGCACATCTGGGAACCGTTCTTCACCACCAAGGAGGCCGGCAAGGGCACGGGCCTGGGCCTGTCCACGGTGCGGGGCATCGTGGAATCCCATCAGGGCTTCATTGAACTGGAGACCGCCCCCGATCGCGGCACCACCTTCTCCATCAATATCCCTGCCGCGGAAGCCGATGCCTCGGCCGACGCCGTGGTGCCCGCGCCGTTCCTCCCGCGGGGTGACGGCCAGCTCCTGTTGCTGGTGGACGACGAGTCCACCAATCGCGATGTGACCCACGCCACGCTCGCCCGCTACGGCTACCGCGTGCTGGCCGCGGGCAGCGGCACCGAGGCCGTGTCCCTCTTCATCCCCCGGTCCGACGAAATCCGCCTGCTGATCACCGATCTGCACATGCCCAACCTGGATGGCGCCTCGCTCACCCGCATCCTCCAGCGGATCAAGCCGGGCCTCAAGGTCCTGGCCATCAGCGGCCTCACCAGCGGGCCCGCCGGCAGCGAGACGGAGAAGCCCGAGCAGTTCGCCAACGACTACCTCCCCAAGCCCTTCAAGCCCGAGACGCTGCTGCTCAAGGTGCACCGGCTGATCCAGCCGCCGGCCTGA
- a CDS encoding PAS domain S-box protein: MLFIGGAAWWSAARSAETFRWVDHTHAVLYRLEVTLTKLLVLQSSSRGYALTAREDLLQTYEADEAVARENWRSLRQVIADNPAQLQRFDRLDPLVARAIDLFRERIALRRNVGLEAVTNPPPNTTGWATMDLVLKGFNEMETAERRLLAARSAAAQAGQRQAVMVFGLGSLVATLLVVAAGFIVRRDFLRRQEAEDALRQNEMRTRLMIDSVRDYALLMLDPGGRITSWNSGAQRIKGYPAGEIIGRHFSCFYPEDAVRSGFPETELRLAAAQGRFEDEGWRMRRDGTRFWANVVISAMRNPAGELLGFVKVTRDLTERRQAEEERDRFFSLSLDLLCISSPDGYFKRVSPAVTDILGWTVAEFLAQPYIDLVHPDDRPATLREVERQIATGEKVLQFENRYRHKDGSWRLLSWRSVPYDGLMYAIARDVTEQKLVEAQIRQLNTNLKQRAALLESANKELEAFSYSVSHDLRAPLRHVDGFANLLQKLSAAKLDDQGRHYLTTISDSARQMGRLIDDLLSFSRMGRMALQLREVADHDALLAAIIRDGRWDRAGRPIEWHIAPLPRVHADQAMLQQVWANLLDNAVKYSGKVPAPRIEVGARSDPATGEQVFFVRDNGAGFDMRYVDKLFGVFQRLHGPAEFEGTGIGLANVRRIILRHGGRTWAEGAPGQGATFYFSLPATSTSAAA, from the coding sequence ATGCTATTTATCGGCGGGGCCGCCTGGTGGAGTGCCGCTCGTTCGGCCGAGACCTTCCGGTGGGTGGATCACACGCATGCGGTGCTTTACCGGCTGGAAGTCACGCTGACCAAGCTGCTCGTCCTGCAATCCAGCTCGCGGGGTTACGCCCTGACCGCCAGAGAGGATCTGCTGCAAACGTATGAGGCCGACGAAGCCGTGGCGCGTGAAAACTGGCGCAGTCTGCGCCAGGTCATCGCCGACAACCCGGCGCAATTGCAGCGGTTTGATCGGCTCGACCCGTTGGTTGCCCGCGCCATCGATCTTTTCCGCGAGCGGATCGCGCTGCGCCGGAATGTCGGGCTCGAGGCTGTGACCAACCCCCCGCCCAACACCACCGGTTGGGCGACCATGGACCTGGTCCTTAAAGGTTTCAACGAAATGGAAACGGCGGAACGCCGCCTGCTCGCCGCGCGCTCGGCCGCCGCGCAGGCCGGCCAGCGCCAGGCCGTGATGGTTTTCGGCCTCGGCTCCCTCGTTGCCACGCTGCTGGTGGTCGCCGCCGGGTTCATCGTGCGCCGCGATTTCCTGCGCCGGCAGGAGGCCGAGGACGCACTGCGGCAAAACGAGATGCGCACCCGCCTGATGATCGACAGCGTGCGCGACTACGCCCTTCTGATGCTCGATCCCGGCGGCCGGATCACCAGCTGGAATTCCGGGGCCCAGCGGATCAAGGGTTACCCCGCCGGGGAAATCATCGGCCGGCACTTCTCCTGTTTTTATCCCGAGGACGCCGTCCGCTCTGGTTTTCCCGAGACTGAACTCCGGCTGGCGGCGGCGCAGGGCCGCTTCGAAGACGAAGGCTGGCGGATGCGCCGCGACGGCACGCGTTTCTGGGCCAACGTTGTCATCAGCGCCATGCGGAATCCCGCGGGCGAACTGCTCGGTTTCGTCAAGGTGACTCGCGATCTGACCGAGCGAAGGCAGGCCGAGGAGGAGCGGGACCGCTTTTTCAGCCTGTCGCTCGACCTCCTCTGCATTTCGAGCCCTGACGGTTATTTCAAGCGCGTCAGCCCGGCCGTCACGGACATCCTGGGGTGGACCGTGGCGGAGTTCCTCGCGCAACCCTACATCGACCTGGTCCATCCCGACGACCGCCCCGCCACGCTCCGCGAGGTCGAGCGACAGATCGCCACCGGTGAAAAGGTCCTGCAGTTTGAAAACCGCTACCGCCACAAGGACGGCTCCTGGCGCCTGCTTTCCTGGCGATCGGTGCCCTATGACGGGCTGATGTATGCCATCGCCCGGGACGTGACGGAGCAAAAACTCGTCGAGGCGCAGATCCGCCAGCTCAACACCAACCTGAAACAGCGGGCGGCCCTGCTCGAGTCCGCCAACAAGGAGCTGGAGGCTTTCTCCTATTCCGTGTCGCACGACCTGCGCGCCCCGCTGCGGCATGTCGACGGCTTCGCCAACCTGCTCCAAAAGCTTTCGGCCGCAAAGCTGGACGACCAGGGCCGGCACTACCTGACCACCATCTCCGACTCCGCCCGGCAGATGGGCCGGCTGATCGACGATCTGCTGTCGTTTTCCCGGATGGGCCGGATGGCACTCCAGCTGCGCGAGGTCGCGGACCACGACGCCTTGCTCGCCGCGATTATCCGCGACGGCCGCTGGGACCGGGCGGGCCGACCCATCGAATGGCACATCGCCCCGCTGCCGCGCGTCCACGCCGACCAGGCCATGCTGCAGCAGGTCTGGGCCAACCTGCTCGACAACGCCGTCAAATACTCCGGCAAGGTTCCGGCGCCGCGTATCGAGGTCGGGGCCCGGAGCGACCCGGCCACCGGCGAGCAGGTGTTCTTCGTTCGCGACAACGGCGCCGGGTTCGACATGCGTTATGTCGACAAGCTTTTCGGCGTCTTCCAACGCCTGCACGGCCCGGCCGAGTTCGAGGGCACCGGCATCGGCCTCGCCAACGTGCGCCGCATCATCCTGCGCCACGGTGGCCGCACCTGGGCCGAAGGTGCGCCCGGCCAGGGTGCCACGTTCTATTTCTCGCTGCCCGCCACCTCCACCTCCGCCGCCGCATGA
- a CDS encoding MBL fold metallo-hydrolase, whose product MNRRDFLLKSGVAASLGLLARGPLSAQTPAPAAPAASVPVRPPPPVTEFKALRRNVGYFTGRGGSIGWLVSPAAVVAVDTQFPDTAAIFLRDLHGRDGRTLDAVINTHHHGDHTGGNGVFRPVTKTIVAHANVPELMRAAAARSPKPPAEAELAPMIPDATFPDAWRHDFGDETISARYFGPAHTKGDIVTLFERANVVHLGDLLFNRIYPVVDRPAGASFRGWHTRLEEIVKNYPADAIYVCGHGHAKFGVTGGHADILVFRDYIAALLAHVETEIKAGKPRAEIVKLDNFPGFPDLHVPPGPGNRLGGNLGAAYDELTGA is encoded by the coding sequence ATGAATCGCCGCGATTTCCTGCTCAAATCCGGGGTCGCCGCCTCGCTGGGCCTGCTCGCGAGGGGCCCACTGTCCGCTCAGACGCCTGCGCCCGCCGCCCCGGCGGCTTCCGTTCCCGTCCGGCCGCCGCCGCCGGTGACCGAGTTCAAGGCGTTGCGGCGCAACGTCGGCTATTTCACCGGTCGCGGCGGCAGCATCGGGTGGCTCGTCAGTCCCGCCGCCGTCGTGGCGGTGGACACGCAGTTTCCTGACACGGCGGCGATCTTTCTTCGTGATCTGCACGGCCGTGATGGCCGGACCCTCGATGCCGTCATCAACACACACCACCACGGCGACCACACCGGGGGCAACGGGGTGTTCCGGCCGGTGACGAAAACGATCGTGGCCCACGCCAACGTGCCGGAGCTGATGCGGGCCGCGGCGGCGCGCAGCCCGAAGCCGCCGGCCGAGGCGGAACTGGCGCCCATGATTCCCGACGCCACGTTTCCCGACGCGTGGCGGCACGACTTCGGCGACGAGACGATCAGCGCGCGGTATTTCGGCCCGGCCCACACCAAGGGCGACATCGTCACGCTGTTCGAGCGCGCGAACGTCGTGCACCTGGGCGACCTGCTCTTCAACCGCATCTATCCCGTCGTCGACCGGCCGGCCGGCGCGAGCTTCCGGGGCTGGCACACCCGCTTGGAGGAGATCGTGAAAAACTATCCCGCCGACGCGATCTACGTCTGCGGGCACGGGCACGCGAAATTCGGCGTGACCGGCGGCCACGCGGACATCCTGGTTTTCCGGGATTACATCGCGGCGTTGCTGGCCCACGTGGAAACGGAAATCAAGGCCGGCAAACCAAGGGCGGAGATCGTGAAACTCGATAATTTTCCCGGGTTCCCCGACCTGCACGTGCCACCCGGTCCCGGCAACCGGCTCGGCGGCAACCTGGGCGCGGCCTATGACGAGCTGACGGGGGCGTGA
- a CDS encoding zf-HC2 domain-containing protein, translating to MNCSRVQDSFIDYQDGSLPADESAQLRAHLASCPTCQREWAALQEMTRKLDALPAAEPSPRLRENFYAMLETHQREADAPSPFALARGRIDRFFAALLPAQPALQFAFAMALLVVGLLAGQHYLAKPVVVAPADDSAKKEIASLKAQMDSMGQLVTYSLLQQQSTSERLQTVLATMDLKTPDRKVLSELVGALAFDPSVNVRLSAVDALAPHADDSLVRAGVRSALTRERAPLVQVAMIELLTNARDLAAQSVFEQLSRDEAADKNVRDAARRALAVLRLPAEPANSPSATLKPSAKPALT from the coding sequence ATGAACTGCTCACGCGTCCAGGATAGCTTCATCGATTACCAGGACGGCTCGCTGCCGGCCGACGAATCCGCCCAGCTCCGCGCCCACCTGGCCAGCTGCCCCACCTGCCAGCGCGAGTGGGCCGCCCTCCAGGAGATGACGCGCAAGCTCGACGCCCTGCCCGCGGCGGAACCCAGCCCGCGCCTGCGGGAGAATTTCTACGCCATGCTGGAGACGCACCAGCGCGAGGCCGACGCCCCGAGCCCCTTCGCTCTCGCCCGCGGCCGCATCGACCGCTTCTTTGCCGCGCTGCTGCCCGCGCAGCCGGCCCTCCAGTTCGCCTTCGCCATGGCCCTGCTTGTCGTCGGCCTGCTCGCCGGACAGCACTATCTCGCCAAACCCGTCGTGGTCGCGCCGGCCGACGATTCGGCCAAAAAGGAAATCGCCTCGCTGAAGGCCCAGATGGACTCGATGGGTCAGCTCGTCACCTACTCCCTGCTCCAGCAACAGTCCACGAGCGAGCGCCTGCAAACCGTGCTCGCCACCATGGACCTCAAGACCCCCGACCGGAAGGTGCTCAGCGAACTGGTCGGCGCCCTCGCCTTCGATCCGTCGGTCAACGTCCGCCTCTCCGCGGTCGACGCGCTCGCACCGCACGCGGACGACTCGCTGGTCCGCGCCGGCGTGCGCTCCGCCCTCACCCGCGAGCGGGCGCCCCTGGTGCAGGTCGCGATGATCGAGCTGCTCACCAACGCCCGCGATCTGGCCGCCCAATCCGTGTTCGAGCAGCTCAGCCGCGACGAAGCCGCCGACAAGAACGTCCGCGATGCCGCGCGCCGCGCGCTGGCCGTGCTGCGCCTGCCCGCGGAACCTGCGAACAGCCCCTCCGCCACCCTCAAGCCCTCCGCCAAGCCCGCTCTCACATGA